A portion of the Mustela erminea isolate mMusErm1 chromosome 19, mMusErm1.Pri, whole genome shotgun sequence genome contains these proteins:
- the LENG1 gene encoding leukocyte receptor cluster member 1, with amino-acid sequence MNILPKKSWHVRNKDNVARVRRDEAQAREEEKERERRVLLAQQEARTEFLRNKARHRSSLPELESAEAGAGGSGPVDLFRELLEEGKGGTRGNKEYEEEKRLEKERQEKALGILTYLGQSAAEAQTQPPWYQLPPGRGAPQPGPGPDEKIKNRLDPLREMEKHLRRKRRHSGEDGGHKMKRKGVPEKQRPEGPPSLDQLRAERLRREATERARAEALLARVRGTAPQEDQPEEEADERRRRYNSQFNPQWARRPASKTQVLTDSWGERRGRSCQPSYKTIYS; translated from the exons ATGAATATCTTGCCCAAGAAGAGTTGGCACGTCCGGAACAAGGACAATGTGGCCCGCGTGCGGCGTGACGAGGCTCAGGCccgggaggaggagaaagagcgGGAGCGGAGGGTGCTGCTTGCCCAGCAGGAG GCCCGCACAGAATTCTTGCGGAACAAAGCCAGGCACCGGAGCTCTCTCCCTGAGCTCGAATCAGCAGAGGCGGGAGCCGGCGGTTCTGGCCCTGTGGACCTATTTCGGGAGCtgctggaggaagggaaaggggggaCCAGAGGCAATAAAGAGTACGAGGAAGAAAAGCGACTGGAGAAA gagaggcaggagaaagctCTGGGCATCCTGACATACCTGGGCCAGAGTGCAGCAGAAGCCCAGACTCAGCCACCTTGGTACCAGCTCCCCCCGGGGCGAGGggccccccagcctggcccaggtCCAGATGAGAAGATCAAGAACCGCCTGGACCCTCTtcgggagatggagaagcatttgCGGAGGAAGCGGCGGCACAGCGGAGAGGATGGCGGCcacaaaatgaagaggaagggggTGCCCGAGAAGCAGCGCCCAGAAGG GCCCCCATCCCTGGACCAGCTTCGAGCTGAACGTCTTCGGCGGGAAGCAACGGAACGGGCTCGTGCAGAGGCCCTGCTGGCCCGAGTCCGAGGCACAGCTCCCCAGGAAGACCAGCCTGAAGAGGAGGCCGATGAACGGCGGAGGCGGTACAACTCCCAGTTCAACCCCCAGTGGGCCCGGCGTCCCGCCAGCAAGACCCAAGTGCTCACTGACTcctggggggagaggagaggccgTAGCTGCCAGCCGTCATATAAAactatttattcataa